In Alosa sapidissima isolate fAloSap1 chromosome 4, fAloSap1.pri, whole genome shotgun sequence, the following are encoded in one genomic region:
- the inavab gene encoding innate immunity activator b isoform X1, with protein MEAKEETSDTDSGIILHSGPDSPCTVMKDVTTHTRAVRLKLQSLEEHLDACVLELKRLCIREAELMGQLSSDYPLLPGEKPPQVRRRIGATFRLDEQSLLERTEPSALSAVEAELGLQQQIVVAARGLVQEGALNKAVRRSRQQQCRVEESKLKQLQDLVFHLRMQHGRTSPHPAMAAQRDHAISDDRSVADSAVLDDEERASQASQPSLELPPLESAPVSGPAPHHTHTHTHTPPQTLALRASHNHLPSPTRSPSLNHSHITLSPSLNHSHITLSPSPSHNHTILSPSPSHSHVTLSPSPSHTHILTSPIPSPTPSPGPSHRTHSPSSSLSLSIGGLEEDDRPPIENSPWAESSLDQPYEKIKKKRSSSRRSNSPAVTPTLPPLELCVCVEDSSRPLPLPSHVRATQSNSAPCTPELQLRRGLSLRLPSSGYDVDQDRGRSRFPRRRVTDLGMSPEYSPLHVGVGNLLYHSSSEDSASEHSGASYTSSPCREAPADPPHLNSPAYGHPDPYGHNPNDRYAHPPNDRYAHPPNDRYAHPPNGFYRNPQHQSTPTFSRGCPPHGRAYAPEAGRHDYWYEPAPVTLPAHVRLSRAPSLREYPAHHPPCHPAHHPAHHPALLPALPRQLVSEQLKSWHQRQQLQRPSRPRSLDRHRQGALRIRNSTGRDSPLALQPRRLDQPPQKGLAPRVVDQNSGQWTTEDDALIISQV; from the exons ATGGAAGCCAAAGAGGAGACGAGCGACACAGACAGTGGAATCATACTACActcag GCCCTGATAGCCCGTGTACAGTGATGAAGGACGTGACGACACACACTCGAGCGGTGCGTCTGAAGCTGCAGTCGCTGGAGGAGCATCTGGACGCGTGTGTGCTGGAGCTCAAGAGGCTCTGCATCCGGGAGGCC gagctGATGGGGCAGCTGTCGTCTGACTACCCCCTCCTACCTGGTGAGAAGCCTCCTCAGGTGCGACGCAGAATTGGAGCCACCTTTAGGCTGGACGAGCAGAGTCTCCTGGAGAGGACTGAG cCCTCGGCCCTGAGCGCGGTGGAGGCGGAGTTGGGTCTGCAGCAGCAGATCGTGGTTGCAGCGCGCGGCCTGGTCCAGGAGGGGGCGCTAAACAAGGCGGTCAGGAGGAGCCGGCAGCAGCAGTGCCGTGTGGAGGAGAGCAAACTCAAGCAGCTGCAGGACCTCGTCTTCCACCTGCGCATGCAGCATGGACGCACATCACCGCACCCCGCTATGGCAGCACAGAgag ATCATGCGATATCAGATGACCGCTCCGTAGCAGACTCTGCTGTGCTGGACGATG AGGAGAGAGCCAGTCAGGCGTCTCAGCCATCGCTGGAGCTGCCGCCCCTTGAGTCCGCACCTGTCTCAGGCCccgccccccaccacacacacacacacacacacactccccctcagACCCTGGCTCTCCGCGCATCCCACAACCACCTGCCCAGCCCCACCAGAAGCCCCTCCCTAAACCACTCCCATATCACATTAAGCCCCTCCCTAAACCACTCCCATATCACATTAAGCCCCTCCCCAAGCCACAATCACACCATATTGAGCCCCTCCCCAAGTCACTCCCATGTCACATTAAGCCCCTCCCCAAGCCACACCCATATCCTGACCAGCCCCATCCCAAGCCCCACCCCTTCCCCAGGCCCCTCCCATCGCACACATAGCCCCTCCTCCAGCCTCTCCCTCAGCATTGGGGGGCTCGAGGAAGATGACCGCCCCCCCATCGAGAACTCGCCCTGGGCAGAGTCCAGCCTGGACCAGCCCTATGAGAAGATCAAGAAGAAGCGCTCCAGCAGCCGCAGATCCAA CAGTCCAGCCGTGACGCCCACTCTCCCCCccctggagctgtgtgtgtgtgtggaggacagCAGtaggcccctccccctcccctcacatGTGAGAGCCACCCAGTCCAACAGCGCCCCCTGTACTCCAGAACTGCAGCTGCGCCGTGGCCTCTCCctcag GCTTCCTAGCTCAGGATACGATGTGGATCAGGATCGCGGGCGTTCCCGTTTCCCGCGGCGACGGGTGACAGACTTGGGCATGTCGCCTGAGTACTCGCCCCTGCATGTTGGCGTGGGAAACCTGCTGTACCACTCCAGTTCTGAGGACAGTGCGTCGGAGCACTCGGGCGCGTCCTACACCAGTTCCCCGTGCCGTGAGGCGCCCGCCGACCCCCCGCACCTCAACTCGCCGGCCTACGGGCACCCCGATCCCTACGGCCACAACCCCAACGATCGCTACGCCCACCCCCCCAACGATCGCTACGCCCACCCCCCCAACGATCGCTACGCCCACCCCCCCAATGGCTTCTACCGAAACCCCCAGCACCAGTCAACGCCCACCTTCTCCAGAGGGTGCCCCCCCCACGGGAGAGCGTACGCCCCCGAGGCCGGTCGCCATGACTACTGGTACGAGCCGGCCCCTGTGACGTTGCCAGCGCACGTGCGTCTGTCTCGGGCACCCTCGCTGAGGGAGTACCCAGCGCACCACCCGCCGTGCCACCCAGCGCACCACCCAGCGCACCACCCTGCCCTCCTCCCTGCCCTCCCGCGCCAGCTGGTGTCGGAGCAGCTCAAGTCCTGGCACCAGCGGCAGCAGCTGCAGCGGCCGTCTCGCCCGCGCTCACTGGACCGCCATCGCCAGGGCGCACTGCGCATCCGCAACTCCACTGGACGAGACTCCCCGCTAGCCCTGCAGCCACGCCGCCtggaccag CCCCCTCAGAAAGGCCTGGCTCCAAGGGTGGTGGACCAGAACAGTGGGCAGTGGACAACGGAGGACGACGCCCTCATCATCAGCCAGGTGTGA
- the inavab gene encoding innate immunity activator b isoform X2 — MEAKEETSDTDSGIILHSGPDSPCTVMKDVTTHTRAVRLKLQSLEEHLDACVLELKRLCIREAELMGQLSSDYPLLPGEKPPQVRRRIGATFRLDEQSLLERTEPSALSAVEAELGLQQQIVVAARGLVQEGALNKAVRRSRQQQCRVEESKLKQLQDLVFHLRMQHGRTSPHPAMAAQRDHAISDDRSVADSAVLDDEERASQASQPSLELPPLESAPVSGPAPHHTHTHTHTPPQTLALRASHNHLPSPTRSPSLNHSHITLSPSLNHSHITLSPSPSHNHTILSPSPSHSHVTLSPSPSHTHILTSPIPSPTPSPGPSHRTHSPSSSLSLSIGGLEEDDRPPIENSPWAESSLDQPYEKIKKKRSSSRRSNSPAVTPTLPPLELCVCVEDSSRPLPLPSHVRATQSNSAPCTPELQLRRGLSLRLPSSGYDVDQDRGRSRFPRRRVTDLGMSPEYSPLHVGVGNLLYHSSSEDSASEHSGASYTSSPCREAPADPPHLNSPAYGHPDPYGHNPNDRYAHPPNDRYAHPPNDRYAHPPNGFYRNPQHQSTPTFSRGCPPHGRAYAPEAGRHDYWYEPAPVTLPAHVRLSRAPSLREYPAHHPPCHPAHHPAHHPALLPALPRQLVSEQLKSWHQRQQLQRPSRPRSLDRHRQGALRIRNSTGRDSPLALQPRRLDQKGLAPRVVDQNSGQWTTEDDALIISQV, encoded by the exons ATGGAAGCCAAAGAGGAGACGAGCGACACAGACAGTGGAATCATACTACActcag GCCCTGATAGCCCGTGTACAGTGATGAAGGACGTGACGACACACACTCGAGCGGTGCGTCTGAAGCTGCAGTCGCTGGAGGAGCATCTGGACGCGTGTGTGCTGGAGCTCAAGAGGCTCTGCATCCGGGAGGCC gagctGATGGGGCAGCTGTCGTCTGACTACCCCCTCCTACCTGGTGAGAAGCCTCCTCAGGTGCGACGCAGAATTGGAGCCACCTTTAGGCTGGACGAGCAGAGTCTCCTGGAGAGGACTGAG cCCTCGGCCCTGAGCGCGGTGGAGGCGGAGTTGGGTCTGCAGCAGCAGATCGTGGTTGCAGCGCGCGGCCTGGTCCAGGAGGGGGCGCTAAACAAGGCGGTCAGGAGGAGCCGGCAGCAGCAGTGCCGTGTGGAGGAGAGCAAACTCAAGCAGCTGCAGGACCTCGTCTTCCACCTGCGCATGCAGCATGGACGCACATCACCGCACCCCGCTATGGCAGCACAGAgag ATCATGCGATATCAGATGACCGCTCCGTAGCAGACTCTGCTGTGCTGGACGATG AGGAGAGAGCCAGTCAGGCGTCTCAGCCATCGCTGGAGCTGCCGCCCCTTGAGTCCGCACCTGTCTCAGGCCccgccccccaccacacacacacacacacacacactccccctcagACCCTGGCTCTCCGCGCATCCCACAACCACCTGCCCAGCCCCACCAGAAGCCCCTCCCTAAACCACTCCCATATCACATTAAGCCCCTCCCTAAACCACTCCCATATCACATTAAGCCCCTCCCCAAGCCACAATCACACCATATTGAGCCCCTCCCCAAGTCACTCCCATGTCACATTAAGCCCCTCCCCAAGCCACACCCATATCCTGACCAGCCCCATCCCAAGCCCCACCCCTTCCCCAGGCCCCTCCCATCGCACACATAGCCCCTCCTCCAGCCTCTCCCTCAGCATTGGGGGGCTCGAGGAAGATGACCGCCCCCCCATCGAGAACTCGCCCTGGGCAGAGTCCAGCCTGGACCAGCCCTATGAGAAGATCAAGAAGAAGCGCTCCAGCAGCCGCAGATCCAA CAGTCCAGCCGTGACGCCCACTCTCCCCCccctggagctgtgtgtgtgtgtggaggacagCAGtaggcccctccccctcccctcacatGTGAGAGCCACCCAGTCCAACAGCGCCCCCTGTACTCCAGAACTGCAGCTGCGCCGTGGCCTCTCCctcag GCTTCCTAGCTCAGGATACGATGTGGATCAGGATCGCGGGCGTTCCCGTTTCCCGCGGCGACGGGTGACAGACTTGGGCATGTCGCCTGAGTACTCGCCCCTGCATGTTGGCGTGGGAAACCTGCTGTACCACTCCAGTTCTGAGGACAGTGCGTCGGAGCACTCGGGCGCGTCCTACACCAGTTCCCCGTGCCGTGAGGCGCCCGCCGACCCCCCGCACCTCAACTCGCCGGCCTACGGGCACCCCGATCCCTACGGCCACAACCCCAACGATCGCTACGCCCACCCCCCCAACGATCGCTACGCCCACCCCCCCAACGATCGCTACGCCCACCCCCCCAATGGCTTCTACCGAAACCCCCAGCACCAGTCAACGCCCACCTTCTCCAGAGGGTGCCCCCCCCACGGGAGAGCGTACGCCCCCGAGGCCGGTCGCCATGACTACTGGTACGAGCCGGCCCCTGTGACGTTGCCAGCGCACGTGCGTCTGTCTCGGGCACCCTCGCTGAGGGAGTACCCAGCGCACCACCCGCCGTGCCACCCAGCGCACCACCCAGCGCACCACCCTGCCCTCCTCCCTGCCCTCCCGCGCCAGCTGGTGTCGGAGCAGCTCAAGTCCTGGCACCAGCGGCAGCAGCTGCAGCGGCCGTCTCGCCCGCGCTCACTGGACCGCCATCGCCAGGGCGCACTGCGCATCCGCAACTCCACTGGACGAGACTCCCCGCTAGCCCTGCAGCCACGCCGCCtggaccag AAAGGCCTGGCTCCAAGGGTGGTGGACCAGAACAGTGGGCAGTGGACAACGGAGGACGACGCCCTCATCATCAGCCAGGTGTGA
- the inavab gene encoding innate immunity activator b isoform X3 yields the protein MEAKEETSDTDSGIILHSGPDSPCTVMKDVTTHTRAVRLKLQSLEEHLDACVLELKRLCIREAELMGQLSSDYPLLPGEKPPQVRRRIGATFRLDEQSLLERTEPSALSAVEAELGLQQQIVVAARGLVQEGALNKAVRRSRQQQCRVEESKLKQLQDLVFHLRMQHGRTSPHPAMAAQREERASQASQPSLELPPLESAPVSGPAPHHTHTHTHTPPQTLALRASHNHLPSPTRSPSLNHSHITLSPSLNHSHITLSPSPSHNHTILSPSPSHSHVTLSPSPSHTHILTSPIPSPTPSPGPSHRTHSPSSSLSLSIGGLEEDDRPPIENSPWAESSLDQPYEKIKKKRSSSRRSNSPAVTPTLPPLELCVCVEDSSRPLPLPSHVRATQSNSAPCTPELQLRRGLSLRLPSSGYDVDQDRGRSRFPRRRVTDLGMSPEYSPLHVGVGNLLYHSSSEDSASEHSGASYTSSPCREAPADPPHLNSPAYGHPDPYGHNPNDRYAHPPNDRYAHPPNDRYAHPPNGFYRNPQHQSTPTFSRGCPPHGRAYAPEAGRHDYWYEPAPVTLPAHVRLSRAPSLREYPAHHPPCHPAHHPAHHPALLPALPRQLVSEQLKSWHQRQQLQRPSRPRSLDRHRQGALRIRNSTGRDSPLALQPRRLDQPPQKGLAPRVVDQNSGQWTTEDDALIISQV from the exons ATGGAAGCCAAAGAGGAGACGAGCGACACAGACAGTGGAATCATACTACActcag GCCCTGATAGCCCGTGTACAGTGATGAAGGACGTGACGACACACACTCGAGCGGTGCGTCTGAAGCTGCAGTCGCTGGAGGAGCATCTGGACGCGTGTGTGCTGGAGCTCAAGAGGCTCTGCATCCGGGAGGCC gagctGATGGGGCAGCTGTCGTCTGACTACCCCCTCCTACCTGGTGAGAAGCCTCCTCAGGTGCGACGCAGAATTGGAGCCACCTTTAGGCTGGACGAGCAGAGTCTCCTGGAGAGGACTGAG cCCTCGGCCCTGAGCGCGGTGGAGGCGGAGTTGGGTCTGCAGCAGCAGATCGTGGTTGCAGCGCGCGGCCTGGTCCAGGAGGGGGCGCTAAACAAGGCGGTCAGGAGGAGCCGGCAGCAGCAGTGCCGTGTGGAGGAGAGCAAACTCAAGCAGCTGCAGGACCTCGTCTTCCACCTGCGCATGCAGCATGGACGCACATCACCGCACCCCGCTATGGCAGCACAGAgag AGGAGAGAGCCAGTCAGGCGTCTCAGCCATCGCTGGAGCTGCCGCCCCTTGAGTCCGCACCTGTCTCAGGCCccgccccccaccacacacacacacacacacacactccccctcagACCCTGGCTCTCCGCGCATCCCACAACCACCTGCCCAGCCCCACCAGAAGCCCCTCCCTAAACCACTCCCATATCACATTAAGCCCCTCCCTAAACCACTCCCATATCACATTAAGCCCCTCCCCAAGCCACAATCACACCATATTGAGCCCCTCCCCAAGTCACTCCCATGTCACATTAAGCCCCTCCCCAAGCCACACCCATATCCTGACCAGCCCCATCCCAAGCCCCACCCCTTCCCCAGGCCCCTCCCATCGCACACATAGCCCCTCCTCCAGCCTCTCCCTCAGCATTGGGGGGCTCGAGGAAGATGACCGCCCCCCCATCGAGAACTCGCCCTGGGCAGAGTCCAGCCTGGACCAGCCCTATGAGAAGATCAAGAAGAAGCGCTCCAGCAGCCGCAGATCCAA CAGTCCAGCCGTGACGCCCACTCTCCCCCccctggagctgtgtgtgtgtgtggaggacagCAGtaggcccctccccctcccctcacatGTGAGAGCCACCCAGTCCAACAGCGCCCCCTGTACTCCAGAACTGCAGCTGCGCCGTGGCCTCTCCctcag GCTTCCTAGCTCAGGATACGATGTGGATCAGGATCGCGGGCGTTCCCGTTTCCCGCGGCGACGGGTGACAGACTTGGGCATGTCGCCTGAGTACTCGCCCCTGCATGTTGGCGTGGGAAACCTGCTGTACCACTCCAGTTCTGAGGACAGTGCGTCGGAGCACTCGGGCGCGTCCTACACCAGTTCCCCGTGCCGTGAGGCGCCCGCCGACCCCCCGCACCTCAACTCGCCGGCCTACGGGCACCCCGATCCCTACGGCCACAACCCCAACGATCGCTACGCCCACCCCCCCAACGATCGCTACGCCCACCCCCCCAACGATCGCTACGCCCACCCCCCCAATGGCTTCTACCGAAACCCCCAGCACCAGTCAACGCCCACCTTCTCCAGAGGGTGCCCCCCCCACGGGAGAGCGTACGCCCCCGAGGCCGGTCGCCATGACTACTGGTACGAGCCGGCCCCTGTGACGTTGCCAGCGCACGTGCGTCTGTCTCGGGCACCCTCGCTGAGGGAGTACCCAGCGCACCACCCGCCGTGCCACCCAGCGCACCACCCAGCGCACCACCCTGCCCTCCTCCCTGCCCTCCCGCGCCAGCTGGTGTCGGAGCAGCTCAAGTCCTGGCACCAGCGGCAGCAGCTGCAGCGGCCGTCTCGCCCGCGCTCACTGGACCGCCATCGCCAGGGCGCACTGCGCATCCGCAACTCCACTGGACGAGACTCCCCGCTAGCCCTGCAGCCACGCCGCCtggaccag CCCCCTCAGAAAGGCCTGGCTCCAAGGGTGGTGGACCAGAACAGTGGGCAGTGGACAACGGAGGACGACGCCCTCATCATCAGCCAGGTGTGA